From the Aerococcus viridans genome, the window ATGGGATATGGTAGAAGAAGTATTAGCGACTTTTATCGAAGACGAAGATATGCAGTAAGCATTGAGCTGCGAAAAGGTTGTACAGACTCGGTGTATTTTAGTAAGAGGCGGAAGAGTTTGACTTTTTGGAACAGACGTCTAAACGCATAGACATACGGGTGTCTGTGCTTAAGAAAAGCCCGATATGATGACTATTGTTAGTTATAGACAGAGGGAGTGTGATATTTATGTCACACTCTCTTTTCTTATTTATAAAGGTCAAATATTAATTATTACAGTTTTTTTACGTTTGTTTGTATTTATCTAACATTTATATAGAAAAATTACCCTTTCATGTATAATGAGAGTAATGATTTTACTAGAAGAGGAGTCGCTATATGTCTAAGAAAGCACGCGAAGATTTTTACAAAAAGCAAAAAGATCTTGATCGTAAAGCAGAATCTATTGCTTCGAAAATAGCTAAATGGTTTTTAGTGGTTGCAGCAGCACTTATTGTGGTTGTTGGTTTATCCCTGTCGTTTATGATTTTTACAGGAGGTATCGGCAGTTCGAACGAAACAGTCGAGGTTACCATACCAGAAGGGTCGACAACAGCTGATATTGCAAGCATTTTGGATGATGAAGGCATTATCTTTAACGATTTCCTTTTTACAACTTATTTACGATTCTTTGGAGATGACGCGATTGAAGCGGGTACTTACACCTTACACAAGAATCTAGGCTATACAGATGCTAATAACGAGCTACAACAAGGGGCTACAGCTCAAGTTGACTCAGTGGCAATTCCAGAAGGTTCATCGCTAGAGGCCATTTCGCAAATTATTGCAGACGCACTTGGCATTGAACAAGAAGACGCTTTAGCACAAATGACGGATGACGCTTTATTCGATGAATTATTGGCCACATACCCAGAATTATTGACTGATGTATCGGAAAATGACGACGTGCGCTACAAGTTGGAAGGGTACTTATACCCAGCAACTTATGAATTGTCATCCACTGCAACGGTTGCAGACATCGTGACTATGATGGTTGGGGAAATGGAAAATGTTCGTCAAACCCACACCGCTGAAATTGAAGCGTCTGGTTTCACTTTCCACGAATTCTTAACATTAGCTTCATTGGTTGAAGCAGAAGCATCTTCACTAGAAGACCGTGAATTGATTGCTGGTGTATTCATCAACCGTTTAGAAATCGATATGCCAATCCAATCAGATGTTTCAGTTTTATATGCGAACAATACGCACTTAGCTTATGTAACCAACGAGGATGCAGCAGTGGATTCACCGTATAACTTGTACATCAATACTGGTTTTGGACCGGGACCATTTAATAACCCTGGTATCGAAGCTATCGAAGCTTCTATGAATCCAACAGAATCTGACTACCTATACTTTGTGGCTGATTTAACAACCGGTGAAGTATATTATTCAGAAACATATGAAGAGCATGATGCTTTAGTTGAACAATATGTATCTGAAGAGAATGCTGACTTATAATCAGAAGGGTCTAATGCGATTAAAAAAATAAAATAGCTTGAATTTACTTGCAATTGAGAACATTTTTCTCTATATTTAATAGCAGTGAATTCGAGCTTATTTTTAATATCAGGAAGGTGTGTTTTGAATGCGTAAGCCAATCATCATTGGTGTAACAGGGGGTACTGGTTCTGGTAAGACTACTGTAACCCGTAAAATTATTGAAGAATTTGGAGATGTAAGTTTAGCTTATATTCCACAAGATGCTTATTATAAAGATCAAAGTCACTTAACAATGGATGAACGTGTGTTAACTAACTACGACCACCCATTTGCATTTGACAATGACTTACTTAGCGAGCATATTAGACAATTATTGGATGGACAAGCTGTCCAAATGCCGGTTTATGATTTTACTCAACACAATCGTGCAGAAGAAACGATTCGTGTAGAACCAAAAGAAGTTATTATTATTGAAGGTATCTTAATCTTCTCTGATAAAGAGCTTCGTGATTTGATGGATATTAAAGTCTTTGTAGATACAGATGACGACATTCGTATCATCCGTCGTATTAAACGTGATATGGCTGAACGTGGTCGTTCATTAGATTCAATTATCGACATGTACACATCAATTGTTAAACCGATGCATGAGCAATTTATTGAACCTACGAAAAAATTCGCGGATATTATCATCCCTGAAGGTGGGTCAAATAATGTTGCAATCGATTTGATGACGACAAAAATCCGTTCAATCATTCCAAATGATTTAAAAATTGATTAATTAGAATTTTATTAGACGATATCAGATAAAGTGTATTGCAAAATTTCTAGTTCCATGATATTGTGGGTCTATTCACTTTTGATAAGTTGAAATTACTATTGTTGTTAGGAGTAAAAGTATGGCAGAAGAAGTATATCCAATGACCCAAGAAGGTCTTGAGAAAATTCAACAAGATTTAGACGAGTTAAAAATTGTAAAACGTAAAGAAATCGTAGAACGAATCAAAATCGCACGTTCATACGGAGATTTATCAGAAAACTCTGAATATGAGGCGGCTAAGGATGAACAAGCTTTCGTTGAAGGGCAAATTCAAAAATTAGAAAAAATGGTTCGTTACGCTAAAATTATCGATCCAAATGAAATCGATGAAGGTATCGTTTCTTTAGGTCGTAAAGTAACTTTTATTGAGTTACCAGATGGCGACGAAGAAGTTTACTCAATTGTTGGTCGTGCAGAAGCAGATCCATTAGATGGTAAAATTTCTAATGAATCACCGATTGCACAAGCATTAATTGGTAAAGGTGTGAATGATGAAGTAACGATCGAAACACCTGGCGGCGACATGGTTGTTAAAATCACAAGCGTTGACGCAATCTAATTCAAGCAAATTTCAAGACATATTTCTACCATTCGCGTGGTGGGGGTATGTCTTTTTTGCTGTAATGGCAATCTTTAAGGCTTAGGTCCAATGTAAAAGTCATTCAGTTCTCATAAAATGGACATATATAGTAAGATGTGGAAGTGGTATGATTAGAGTATATAATTAGGATGGAGGGCATTATGAGAAATCTTTGGATGATTTTAGCTTGTTTTGCCGGGTTGATTGTTTTTACCGGCTTATTAATTAAGCCAGAAAATTTGATTGCCATTGTTGTGGGTTACGGGTTATTAGCTGTGAGTAACCGGGTAAAATTAAAAATGACAGCAGATAAGAAAAACCAAAGTTGGTTAAACTTGATTCTTGTTGCCATAGGGTGTTTTCTGATTTTTATTGGGGTTGTAACTTTGCCATATATCTCAAGTATTTTATTGGCTATGATGATTGTTGGCTTGATCTACTATGCGATTGTGAGAGACAAGTCGGAAGATGACCATCATGACTTAACCTTACGACAAACAAAAATTGTAGATGCTGAAGATGGTGCATTTAAGGATCAAGAAAAGGAAGCCTTCTTAGAATTTGACCATTTATTTAATAATGGTCCTTACAAGGAAGAAGTATATGCCTGGGAAGATGTGGAGATGTACCATCTCTATGCCAATACCTTTATTGATTTCGGGTCAACGATTGTGCCAATAGGGACCAATGTGGTCGTGATTAATCAATTGGTTGGGCAAACCAAACTTGTGGTGCCTGAAGGGGTGGGTCTTGAACTACACGCCAATGGTTTTCGGACCGAAGTAAATTGGAATGGGGAAAAAGTGGCCCTAAACAATGAGCGTAAAACCTTTGAAAGTGCGTCTTATCAGCAAAGTAACCGGAAAATTTACCTACAAATTTCTCAAGGTTGGGGAACAGTTGAGGTGGTCTTCTTATGAGAGGACGGCGGTTTTTAACAATATTTATCGTTTTATGGTTGTCCCTTTTGACATTAGCGATTGGGGCTTATTTATTCCTTATAGTTGTACCAAATACCTTAAATATCGATCGGTCTTATCTTGAATTAGCACGGTTGGCTCTGCCCTTTGTTTATCTATTAGTCTTTAATATAGTGATTTCATTGGTTGCAAGCTTTGTCTTGTATTTCTTTCTATACAAGGATGAGCATAAATTAACGGCTAAGCTGACTGCCTTGGCTGCTAGAAAATATGATTCACCCATCTTTCAAGAAGAAGGTGCGGGCATCTATACGGATGAACAAGTGAATGCACAAATCGAGCGGTTGAGGGTCATGTTTCAGAATATGGAAATGGCTTTACAAGCCAAAACGGTGGCGGATGAAGCGAACTCAGAGATGAACAGAAACCAACTAGTCAAAGAGGAACGGCAACGGATTGCGCGTGAATTGCATGATTCAGTCAGCCAGCAATTGTTTGCCATGACCATGATTTTGTCAGCTATCCAAGAGCAGGCGGACAATATGGACCCTGTAAACCGGCAATTGATCGGTAAGGTGGCGGATATGGTGGACCAGGCTCAAGCTGAAATGCGTTCCTTACTACTCCATCTACGGCCAATTTCCTTGACCAATCAAAGCCTTGCTGAGGGAATTCAACAACTCTTTAGGGAGCTTGAAACCAAGGTTAAAATCAACTTTGAAGCCACTGTGACGGACGTTCAATTGCTGCCCGAAGTGGAGAACCACCTATTCCGAATCGTCCAGGAATTATTATCCAATTCCCTGCGACATGCTAAGGCACAAATTATCGAATGCCATCTGTATGAGAAAGACCGAAATATTTATCTGCGATTTTCAGATGATGGCGTGGGTTTTGATACCGACAAGGAATTACTGCAGAACAGTGGGTACGGATTGAAAAATATCCAAGAGCGCGTGGCCCAGCTAGGTGGTTCGACCAACATTATTTCCTTTGAAAACCAGGGTACATTGATCCAAATCGTAATACCAAGAAAAATGGAGGGCATGTATGATTAAAGTATTGTTAGTAGATGACCATGAAATGGTCAGATTAGGCGTTTCTACCTACCTATCTACCCAATCAGACCTAGAGATAGTAGGGGAAGCTAAGGACGGATTAGAGGGCAAGAAAATGGCTTTATCACTGCAACCAGATATTATCTTAATGGATTTAGTCATGGATAATATGGACGGGATCCAAGCTACGCAAGAAATCTTAGCTGACTGGCCAAAAGCCAATATTTTAATTGTCACTTCTTTTATCGATGATGAAAAGGTATATCCCGCCATGCAAGCTGGGGCTAAGGGCTACATTTTAAAAACATCTTCAGCTAACGAAATTGCGTCAGCAATTCGCCGGACCTATGCAGGGGAGTCAGTCATTGCACCAACAGTCAATGAAAAGCTGATTGCCCATGAAGTAGAAGCTAACCGCCATCACCTACATGATGATTTAACTACTCGTGAACGAGAAGTCTTGCAGTTGATTGCTGCTGGTAAATCCAACCAGGAAATTGCCGATGAATTATTTATCACCTTAAAAACGGTAAAAACTCATGTATCGAATATATTATCTAAATTAGGGGTTGAAGACCGGACACAAGCAACGATTTATGCCTTCCAAAATCAATTAGTTAAATAGTCGTTTTATTGCGGGTCTCCGACTTTTGGTGTGGATGAGAAATCATTCAAACCTTTTTTGTATAAAAACACAAAAAGACATATGAATATTTCCTATGCTAAAATTTAAGCGTGTAAACCAAAATTAGAAAGGAAATTCATATGTCTCACAACGATAATATCAGACTTTTACTAAACATTAAAGATACTAACATCACATTTAACGAAGAAAATTGGATTCAAGAGCGTAATATTAAAGGAATAGATGTAAAAGTTTTTACTGGCACGTTAACCTACAAGCCCAAGGCTTGCCCTAAATGTGGTTGTGTAAATGACCATTCTATCGTTAAAGATGGGTTTATGACGTCCAGGATCACGTGGTTACGCCAATCCAATACACCAACCTATCTAGAGCTTAAGAAGCAACGCTTCTGGTGTCATGAATGCGATGAGCGCTTCATTGCTCATACCAGTGAAGTTGCACGTAATTGTCATATCGCTAAACAAGTGAAGCAATCTGTTTTAGTTGAGGCTGCAGATACGATTTCAAACAAGGATCTCGCTCGTAGGCACTGTATCTCAGATAATACTAGTAGACGAATTATTAATCGCTTTATGGATGACTATTTTCGTCGCAATCGCACAAAACTAGCGAAACACATGTGCTTCGATGAGGTCAAATCTACAAAACAAGCTGACAATCAAATGAGTTTTATTTTTAGTAATGAGGATACCCATGAAGTTCTTGGTATACTGCCTACTCGACAACTATACAAATTAAGAGAATACTTCCGCCAATTTAGTTTAAAAGAGCGCTCTGCAGTTGAAACCATTGTTGTTGATATGAATGCGCCTTATATGACTTTGGTTAGAGAAATGTTTCCAAATGCCAAAGTAATTATTGATCGTTTTCATATCATTCAATTGATTTCACGTTCTTTAAACAAAACGAGAGTTCAAGTAATGAATACTTTCAATACAAATAGAAATCATGGTGAAGATAAAAAAGAGTATCGCAAGCTGAAAAGTTTTTGGAAGCTTATCCTAAAGGATTTCAACGAAGTGGATTTTATAAATTATAGAAAACAACGTTTATTTAAAGGGAAAATGGTTTGTGATATGGATATTCTTGATCATCTACTTTCTTTAGATGAGGATTTAACGGAAAATTACTGGGTATATCAAGCTTTACTAGAGGCTTCTAAAGAAAATAATATCGAAATGTTTCATGGGACTATTACTGCAGAACGTCACCAAAATATCAGTAAATATATGAAAACCTCACTGAACACATTATTGAAGAATATAGCGTTTATCGCAAACACCTTCCATTACAAGACTAGATCAAACGCTAGTCTAGAAGGAAAAAATAATCGTATCAAGGTCATAAAACGTGTATCCTATGGATATCGTAATTTTTTCAATTTCAGAAATAGAGTGATGATTAGTTTCATTTTAAAACCGGGCAAGCCCGCTTCCCTTAATTAAATAAACATGATACATCCCGCTCGCTATGTTCAAAGAAAAAAACTGCAAGTGTACGTCCTTAGCCGTGAAAAAGCATGATATCGAGACCTTGGCTCGATATCAAGGCAGAGAGACCTTGGCTCTCGCCGGTGCCACGGCTCTTAAGGAACGTACACAGCAGTTCAAAGGACAAAAAAGATAGTTCTTCTTTTATCAAATCTCATTTAAAATAAAATAAAAAAGAAACTCAAATCCATATAAAATGAATTTAAGTTTCTTGCTTAAATTAAGCTATCCACATTAAATGTCGAAGAGCCTTTATTGCAAAAGGAAAAACCTGCGATGCAAGCTAGTTCAGCTTTACATCGCAGGTTTATTTTGTTTATTAGTAATCGGTATGATTAGACGGGCATGACGACTGCCATAATCATTGGATTACGTTTTGTACGTTTATACAAGAATGGTTGTAGGGCATTTTGCATAGCGTCACGTAAGATTTTTTCGTTTACTTTCTTACCTGAATTTAGATGACCGATAACAGTGGTACGGATTACTTTTTGTGCATCTTGGATTAAACCAACAGATTCACGCATGTAAATGAAACCACGAGAAACGATATCAGGACCAGCGAGTAATTCATTCTTAGTAAAGTCAACAGATACAACTGCTAGGACTAAACCATCTTCAGAAAGGTTATGACGGTCTCGTAAAACAATGTTACCAATATCCCCAATACCTTTACCATCTACGTAGACCGCTTCACCAGGGAAGCTACCTGCGCGACGAGCAGAGTCTTGTGTTAAGGCCAAGACTTCACCGTTTTGCATGATGAAGATATTTTCGTGTGGAATACCAACTAATTCAGCTTGTTCAGCCTGAATAGATAGCATACGGTATTCACCGTGGACTGGCATAAAGTACTTCGGTTTCATTAATGACAGCATTAGTTTTTGCTCTTGCTGACCACCGTGCCCTGAAGTATGGACATTGTTGACCTTACCGTGGATAACTTCCGCACCTGCAGCAAGTAATTGGTTAATTACATGGTTTACAGATAGGGTGTTACCTGGAATTGGGCTAGATGAGAAGATCACAGTATCATCAGGTTGGATTGAGATTTGACGGTGGGTACCGTTTGCAATCCGAGATAGGGCAGCCATTGGCTCGCCTTGAGAACCTGTACACATGATTAAGATTTCGTTTGCTGGGTATTGGTTGATTTCGTTACTTTGGATGAAGGCATCTTCACCCACGTTGAAATAGCCGAGTTCGATAGCGTTTCGAATGGCTGCTTCCATAGATCGACCAAAGACAGCTATTTTTCTACCTTGGGCTACAGCCACATCGATGGCTTGTGATAAACGGGAAATATTTGAAGCGAAAGATGCGAAGATAATTCGACCTTCAATATTTGACATGATATCCGCTAATGATTCACCAACGACACGTTCTGATTGGGTAAAACCTGGAATCTCGGCGTTTGTTGAGTCACCAAGTAACAATAGAACGCCTTCTTCACCGATTTTTGCCATTTTATGGATATCAGCAGGTTTACCTACTGGGGTAAAGTCGAACTTGTAGTCACCGGTAAATACCACATTTCCTGGTGGGGTCTTTACAACAATCCCCATTGCGTCAGGTATAGAGTGGGTAGTACGGTAGAAAGAAACGGATGTCTTTCTAAACTTGATGACTGAATCTTCATCAATAATATGTAATTCTGCATCACGTAATAATCCGTGTTCTTCTAATTTATTCTTGATTAGAGCCATGGCCAATTTGCCAGCATAAATCGGAATGTTAATTTGTTTCAGTAAGAAAGGAATCCCCCCAATATGGTCTTCGTGACCGTGGGTGATGAATAAACCTTTCACTTTTTGTTCGTTTTGAATTAGGTATTGGTAGTTAGCGATAACGTAATCAATACCTAACAAATCGTCTTCTGGGAATTTAACCCCAGCGTCTAATAATAAAATTTCGTCTTGAAATTGGACTCCATAAGAGTTTTTACCGATTTCGTCTAATCCCCCGAAAGCGAAAACGCCAACTTCATTATTTTTTATATCAACTTTCATTAATTAGAAAGCTCCACAACTTTAAAGTCTGGATTTTGTTGTTCGTATTCTAAATGCGCACCTTCAAGTGGTTGGATAAACTCGACTAGATAGGGGGTTTCATTCTCTAGGTGGGCACGAACCTCACGTTTAGTTTCAGCTTGGACATACATAGTGTGTGTTGATTCACGACGTGGTACTTCAGTCAATGAATCTTGATAAGTTACTTTAAAAATCATTTTTTGCTCCTTTTATAAATTTATTAAAAATGTGATCTTACTCGCTAACACTATTCTACCATATTTCATTATCTTTGCGCACATTTTTGGAAATTTGTTGATTTGATATGCTTTCATAAATTGATTTTCAGATTATATGCTAAAATATCTTTGAATGAAGTTAAAGGAGCGATCAAATGCAAGTAGCGATTAAGAGTGCAAAATATGCAGTGGCCACTTTTATTGCCATATTTTTAGCCCAGTGGTTAGGCCTAGATTATGCGGTATCAGCAGGTGTTATTGCCATCCTATCCCTAGCAGAAACCAGTAAGAAAACTATCCAATACATCGGCAACTTGACCTTAACAATGATCTTGAGTTTATTGATTGCCACCGTATTATTTAATCTTTTCGGATATGAAATTTGGGTATTTTCACTTTACCTACTGATTACTTACCCCATTTCTGTCTACCTGAAGAGCGATAATGCTATTGCCCCGTGTGCGGTATTTATTTCCCATTTGTTGCTTGAACAAGCGTCAGATTTTAATTGGTGGGTCAACGAAATGCTTCTACTTGTGATTGGTGTTGGGATTGCAGTAATTGTCAATTTGTATCAGACATCGGCCAGTGGCGAGATGGACAAGTTGAAAGGTCAAATTGAAAGGGAAATGCAGACCATTTTAAACCATTTAGCTGACAAAATGGATACCCTTGACCACCCGGGTCACCTCTTATATGAACATATCGATCAGGCTTACGAGTTGGCGAAACATGGAGAATTTCTGGCATTGAAGGAGGCTGAAAATAATATCACGGGCGACGTGCAAAATTACTATCTAAATTATTTTTCAATGCGGTCTTCCCAATTGATTATTCTCTATGATATCAACAATTCTTTGGATAATATTTATGAATCAACCGATCAGACTTATGACTTGAGTGGCTTTTTCCGTCACGTTAGTCAACAATTATCGGAATCAAATACAGCAGCTAAACTTCGTAATGAATTAAATCAATTAAAAACACGGTTTAGACAGCAACCCTTACCGCAAACTCGAAATGAATTTGAAACCCGGTCTATGCTCTTTGATATCTTATTAGACTGCGAGAAATTCTTGAATCTGAAATATGAGTTTTATAAATCTGGGCAGCGTTTAAAATATCTCCAAAGCAAATAAAAGATACCAAGCAAAGGCGAGTAGCAGGACTACTAAACTATGCTTGGTATCTTATTTTTTATATTAAAAGCATTTCATTCCTATACATATAATAAGACGGCGAAGTACATCGCGATTGAACCACCGAGTACAAATAAGTGCCAAATGACATGCCAGAATTTCAAGTTATCATGGGCGTAGAAGATAGTGCCGACTGTATAAGTTACCCCGCCGGCGATTAGCCAAGCGATGCCACCAGAACCGATAGCTGTGGCCATTTGCGGGATAGCGATAACACCAAACCAGCCCATTAAAATGTATAAAAGGGTGGAGAATTTCTTCATCTTATCTAGGAAGAGGATTTTACCGACAATCCCAAATAGGGCGATGGCCCATTGTGCAATAAAGATAAACCAGCCAAAGGCACCACCAATAGCGACTAAGGCGAAGGGGGTGTAAGATCCAGCAATTAAAATAAAAATCGATGAATGGTCGATAATTTTTAGGATACCCGCAGCTTTGGTAAATGAAAAGCTGTGGTATAAGGTTGAAGCCAAGTATAGGGCACACATAGAGATGCCGTACACCACGTATGAAAAAATTTCGATACTATTTTGGTTTTCAACACCTTTATGGATTAGGAAAACGGTGGCAACAATTGAAAGGACAAACCCAATGCCATGTGTCACTGAATTCAGGACCTCATTCGTGATATAATAAGCTTTCGTATAAGGTAATTTGATTTTTTCTTGACCACGTGAATTAGCAGACATTATTTTCCTCCTTTAGTAAAATGCGTTTTTTACACATGTAGTATAGCATATTCTATTAGGTGATTATGGAAATTCGATGCAATGAATACTAATTTAAAATTTATCTGATAAAATATATATAAGCAGAAAAACAGTTGAGGTGAGCGGAAATGGCGAGAAAAATGGATTGGTCTCTTGCTGAAGAATTAACCAAGAAGACGCAAGAAGAAATTGAAAAAATCGAAAAAGTACATATTCTAGTAGTAGGTAAAACGGGTGTTGGGAAATCGACTTTAATCAACAATATTTTCCGGGAGAGATTAGCGGAAACGGGGATTGGGCAACCCATCACCAAACATTTGCATAAAATCGAAAAAGAAGGCGTGCCAATGGTCCTTTATGATACAAGAGGGTTGGAGCTGGATGCAGAAACCCAAAACCAAGTGACGAGTGAAATCGACCAAACGCTAGAAGGCATGGCCAAAATGAAACAACATATGCACGTGGCATATTATTGTATCAATGCATCTTCATCGCGGATTGAAGATATGGAGATTCGTTTGATTGAATATTTAGCTAATAAGATGCCGGTTATCTTAGTACTGACTCAATCTATCGGGGATCAAGCCTTGAAATTTGAACAATACCTAGTCAATCAAAATCTATCCGTCCAAGCAATTATTCGGTTAATGGCCCAGGATTATAAGATTACTGACGAATTTACCATTCCTGCCTTCGGTCTAAAAGAGCTTGTTGAAAGAACAATTGGCTTATTGCCACATCAGGTCCACACAGCTTTTAACAATGCCCAACAGATTGATATTGAACGGAAGAGCCGAGCAGCGCGGCGTTGGGCGCGTAGATATACTGTCACTACCTTTGGTGTTGGATTCACCCCCATTCCTTTTTCCGATGCAACCGTCCTAGTGCCCATGCAAATAGGTATGATGGCTCATATTACAGCTATATTTGGCATTTCCATGGACCGAGCGACTGCCTTAGGCATCTTAGGGGCTATTGGTGGAACAGGATCAGCAACCTATTTAGGACGACTAATCGTTTCGAACGTGGTGAAATTTATCCCAGGTATCGGGTCTGTGGCAGGTGGGATGATTTCAGGAACAACTGCCTCAATCATTACCACAGCACTAGCCATGTCCTACATCGAAGTTCTGGCTTTCATCGCCACAGCAGAAGCTAAAGGTGAAGAGGTCAGTCCACGAACAGTCCGTAAATTGATGAAAGATTTATACGGACAAAGGCTGCAACGCGGGCAAAATGACCCCGATTTCCAAGCTGCCATGGCGGAGATCGAAGCGAAAAAGGGTCAAGATGCTGAGGGGACCAAAGGAGAGGGCACTAGCCAAGGCGTTTTTCTAGATGATGAAGTAGAAGAAGGTGGTCAAAAGACGCGTATTAACTGGCCAAAAGGGTCATTTAGAAACCGAAAGCGCTAGTGGTTTTCCTTTATTTTTCGAATACGAAATAAAACTCCTCGTTTTAAAAACTATTGTTCATAGTGGTGATAACTTTGTGGTATAATATAATCATAATGAAATAGTGGGTGAGTATAAGTGGAAAAACAATTAGAATTTGAAAACTGGGTCAAAAGTTTAGACGACGTCAGCATGCCAAGATGGGAAGAAATTACAGATATTCCTTTATACATGGACCAACTCATTGCAGTTGTAACCCAGTATTTAGAACCATTCCAAATTTTTTCTTCGGATAAGAAACCTGTGACACCTTCAATGGTCAATAACTATGTTAAACTAGGATTAATTCCAAAGCCAATCAAGAGACATTACAGTAAACGTCATATCGCGTATTTAATCGTCATTACCTTATTTAAAGAAGTCATTTCAATTCAAGACATCCGTCGTGTATTGATCTTTCTGGCGCAGTCACAAGGCAATTCAAACGCCTACAATCAATTCTGTGCCTTATTAGAAATTACCATCAAACGAAGAGGGCATGTATATTTAAATGTAGCCGTGGATGACGAAATTGAAACAGACTATTCAGATCCAGAGGATTTTGATAAGTATATTATCTATTTGGCTTGCGAAACAATCACTAATTTATTGTTTGCGAAAAAATTTATTTCCTTTGTAGATCAAGATACCACAGAGATAGAAACAGAAGGATAACCCTTATAGTCGGAGGTAGTCAATTGGAAAAAATAGGTTTTATTGTGGACTCTGGTTCAGATGTTCCAAAAGAGTTTGTCGATAAATTTGAAATCGAAGTATTACCTTTAAATGTAGCCTTTAAAGATGGCGATTACTTGGATGGTGTAACCATTCAACCACAAGAAGTATTTGAGCGTATGGCATCGGAAATCCCGAAAACATCCCTACCAAGTGGTGAATTGATTTCTCAAGCCTTTGAAAACTTAATAGAAAAAGGCTGTACGCATATTATCGCCATTACCATTTCATCAAATCTTTCTGGTACGAACAACTCAGTTCGTTTAATTGCGGAAGATTTTCCTCAAGTGGAGTTTTTCCTTTTAGATACGAAAAACATTGGTATCGGTTCAGGTCTATTCATGATCGCTGCAACAAAATACTTCGAAATGAAGAATGATTTTAAAATGATTACCAAGAAATTACAGGATTCAGTTGAAAAAGGTCATGTATTTTTCCATATCCCTAACTTAAAATATCTAATTGCTGGTGGTCGAATTGGCCGGGTGACTGGTGCAGTAGGTACCTTGTTAAATATTCAACAAATTATCACTTGTGATGAAGAGGGAATTTATACAAAAATCGCTAAAATCCGTGCTTCAAAAACCAATAATGAAGCCAA encodes:
- a CDS encoding GTPase gives rise to the protein MARKMDWSLAEELTKKTQEEIEKIEKVHILVVGKTGVGKSTLINNIFRERLAETGIGQPITKHLHKIEKEGVPMVLYDTRGLELDAETQNQVTSEIDQTLEGMAKMKQHMHVAYYCINASSSRIEDMEIRLIEYLANKMPVILVLTQSIGDQALKFEQYLVNQNLSVQAIIRLMAQDYKITDEFTIPAFGLKELVERTIGLLPHQVHTAFNNAQQIDIERKSRAARRWARRYTVTTFGVGFTPIPFSDATVLVPMQIGMMAHITAIFGISMDRATALGILGAIGGTGSATYLGRLIVSNVVKFIPGIGSVAGGMISGTTASIITTALAMSYIEVLAFIATAEAKGEEVSPRTVRKLMKDLYGQRLQRGQNDPDFQAAMAEIEAKKGQDAEGTKGEGTSQGVFLDDEVEEGGQKTRINWPKGSFRNRKR
- a CDS encoding DUF1836 domain-containing protein, with the protein product MEKQLEFENWVKSLDDVSMPRWEEITDIPLYMDQLIAVVTQYLEPFQIFSSDKKPVTPSMVNNYVKLGLIPKPIKRHYSKRHIAYLIVITLFKEVISIQDIRRVLIFLAQSQGNSNAYNQFCALLEITIKRRGHVYLNVAVDDEIETDYSDPEDFDKYIIYLACETITNLLFAKKFISFVDQDTTEIETEG
- a CDS encoding DegV family protein; protein product: MEKIGFIVDSGSDVPKEFVDKFEIEVLPLNVAFKDGDYLDGVTIQPQEVFERMASEIPKTSLPSGELISQAFENLIEKGCTHIIAITISSNLSGTNNSVRLIAEDFPQVEFFLLDTKNIGIGSGLFMIAATKYFEMKNDFKMITKKLQDSVEKGHVFFHIPNLKYLIAGGRIGRVTGAVGTLLNIQQIITCDEEGIYTKIAKIRASKTNNEAKTIKKMVDLVKGVLPESQEFLLASCGGNPAARVTSAKLLEGLKDALPEFEEAYDVQLGSALAVHTGPELTGCAILPLYK